The sequence below is a genomic window from Microbulbifer hydrolyticus.
CTCCTTGCCGGCAAAGAACTGGATATCATCGATCAACAGCGCATCAACCGACCGGTAGTAGCGCTTGAAGTCGCTGATTGCATTCAACTGCAGCGCCTTGACCATGTCTGCCACGAAGCGCTCGGAATGCAGGTACACCACTTTCGCATTCGGGTTGCGGTCTACCAGGGCATTGCCGACTGCGTGCATAAGGTGGGTTTTACCCAGGCCAACGCCGCCGTATATAAACAGGGGGTTATAGGCACCGCCAGGGTTATCGGCGATCTGCTGTGCTGCCGCCAGCCCGAGCTGGTTGGACTTGCCCTCAACGAAAGAAGCGAAGGTGAATCCGCGGTTTAGCGAGCTGCCGTGTTTGATCGCCCCCTCAACTTCCACTTTGCGCTGAACAATACCGCCGTTGCCGTGGGGCACAGGCACCACGACATCACTGGAGGAGTGCAAATCAGCCGGAAGGCGCTCTGCCGGCGTCAACGCGTCAACACCGGCTTCTTCAGCTGCAAGGTTATGTACATCAGCAGGAACCCGCGCGCCCGCAGAGCCCGGGCCGCGTGAAGGCACACGACCGCTCGCGGGTGCGCCTGTGTTCCCGCGCCCTGGTGAAGCAGTGATATCACCACTGCGCCCGTGTTGCGGTGCCGGCGGACTGGAATACCCACTTCCGCCAGCGCCCGGCGCAGTCTGCGACACAGAAGAAGATACGTGCCCGTGATAGCCGGCGGCCTGGCGCGAGCCGCTCTCGGCACTGGCCGAACCACCGAGATTACGACGGAAACGCTGGGTACGACGGTCCAGCGCTACCACCTCAACCGGAAGTGAGCGGCCAGCAAATTGCTGCACCAGCTCGCGAATACGATCA
It includes:
- the dnaA gene encoding chromosomal replication initiator protein DnaA encodes the protein MSDSVWKQCAACLQDELPPQQFNTWIRPLRVSDDSSEGELRLVAPNRFILNWVSDKFLDRIRELVQQFAGRSLPVEVVALDRRTQRFRRNLGGSASAESGSRQAAGYHGHVSSSVSQTAPGAGGSGYSSPPAPQHGRSGDITASPGRGNTGAPASGRVPSRGPGSAGARVPADVHNLAAEEAGVDALTPAERLPADLHSSSDVVVPVPHGNGGIVQRKVEVEGAIKHGSSLNRGFTFASFVEGKSNQLGLAAAQQIADNPGGAYNPLFIYGGVGLGKTHLMHAVGNALVDRNPNAKVVYLHSERFVADMVKALQLNAISDFKRYYRSVDALLIDDIQFFAGKERSQEEFFHTFNALLEGGQQIILTCDRYPKEIDGLEERLKSRFGWGLTVAVEPPELETRVAILMKKAEQVGVELPHDSAFFIAQRIRSNVRELEGALRRVIANAQFTGRAIDDILVREALKDLLALQDRLVSVDNIQRVVAEYYKIKVADLLSKRRSRSVARPRQVAMALAKELTNHSLPEIGDAFGGRDHTTVLHACRKIRELQESDGDIREDVRLLTRSLTT